The genomic region AGGATCTTGAGCGAGCGGTTTTGATCGAGATTGTCTGCACCGGAAGGTTCGCCCGCCAGTTGCGTTCGGATCGCCTTCACGCTTTCGTCCACGACGAGCGTGCCGCGGACACGACAGGTTACGGTCTTGCCCTGCTGGAATTGTTCGAGGATTTGCTGGTCCTTGACGTACTTGGTCACGAGGTTGTTGGCCACCTCGCGCAGCAATACGGAGTCGACGACGTTGGCGGTTTGATCGCGATACGGGGCCGATTCGGTCACGGCCAGTCTCCAGGCTTCGCGGCAGGCCAGTGTCAGCGCATCCGACGGCGTCTCCGGATCGTGAAACGTGTAGCGATATTCGCCCGTCACCTCGGTCTTCTCCGGTGCGGCTTCCGCGGCAAAGTTGGTCAAGGGAGTCAAAAGGAGGAGGACGAGGACGCCAAGGGTCGGTTTGTGTGAGTTCACCATGTGACCCTCCTCTCCCGTCTGGACGAACGCGTGTTCATCGGCCCGGTCAAATCACGGGCACATCCTACCATGCGGATTGAGCAACATAAAGGCAGCGCGACGGCCTTTGGCCGCACCTGTCGCGGACGGAGGCGCCGCCGATCGAAACCTGGGTCCGAGCCGCTATAACGCCGCTTTCAAAGCTTGAACTGTGAGGGGACTGCAACCCTCGGCCCGATTGTTGGCGAGCACATAGATAGGTATGCCCTCATGAACCGCCTGTTTGATGATCAGGACCGTGTCCTGTCTCATGCGCGGCTGTTCTTGTACGACCCGGTTGTAGGGTTTGTACCGCGCGACGGCCTTTTCATATGCGAGGCCGAGCGGAGTCAGCAGCCGCAGGACGGCGAACGAGGCGGAAAAGCGACGGTCCAAGACTTGGTGCTGGGAGGCCAGCGGCGGCATGGAGGTCCAGTGGTTGTAGACGTGAGCGACGTTACGCGCCCGGAGGATGTCGGCGTAGCGACGGCCGAGCAGGGCCGGGTTGCGGATTTCGACCGCATACCGCTGGCCGGAAGGAAGTCGTTCCAAGAATTGATCGAGCTGGTTGAGAAAGGCGGGTGCTTCGATGCCCCATCGTTGAAACTCGAAGATGAACGGACCGAGTTTGCCGCCCAAACCCGTTATCGACGGAGTCAGCACGGACTCATGAAACAGGGAGACGTCTAAGAAATGCGGATTGGATTTTCCCGCTCTCGCTCCATAGCGCGGCAGGTTGGCGTAGGCGGGAACGGTGATGTCCTCCCAGACTTTCTGGCAAAAGTGAAAGCCGTCCGGCACCTGCCCGGCGTAGTGCGCGAGTTGGTTCGCATCGGCCGGGTGATAAAAAGAATGATCGATGCCCACGGTGCGGAACAGCGGCGACTCTCCGTCGTGGAACGTGTGCGCCGCATATTCGGCGAGCGTGTCTTGGCTAAAGCGGCCTTTCGGATACGCCCGATGGTAGACCAATCCCTGCCAGCCTTCGTAGGCCCAGGAACTGGTACCGAATCGCACGAGGTCGGAGAGGGAATTCATACGGCTGCATTCTACTGAAATCGTGTTCAAGAACAATAGGATAGCTTGACTTGAGTGGCGTCTTCACTCAGACTCTCCCCTTATGTCGGATTCCCACGAATCTTCTCTCCTCGCGACTCTGGCCGAACGGGTTGGCATCGCCTCGGAATATTACGACATCGGCGGGACGTTGCACGTCGCATCCGATGAGACGAAGCGGGCGATTCTCTCCGCGATGGGATTCACTGTCCGTTCGACTGAAGATCTCGCTGCAGCGTTGGAAGATTGGGATGAAGCGCCCTGGCGCCGTCCGTGCGAGCCGGTGCTGGTGGTGCGAGATGGGGCCGGCGAACCGGTGGTGCGCTGCTGTCTCATACTTGAAGACGGTAAAGAACGATCGGCGGTCGTGCGATGGACGATCGCGGACGAAAGCGGGCAACCGCTGCGGTCCGGTGAAGCGGGCCCTGGCCTATCGGCGGCCGAAGCGAGATGTGTGGACGGGCAACGGCGGGTCAAACTGGATTGCCGCCTGCCGGGTGACCTGCCGATCGGCTATTACCAGGTGACGGTTCAGGCATCGGGACTGGCCGGCGGTTCGTCCGGGACGATGCGTTTGATCGTGGCCCCGCAGCAGTGCTATTTGCCGCCTGCGCTTGCGGATCACCGGCGTATTTGGGGCGTGGCGCTGCAACTCTATTCATTGTCGTCGAATCGAAATTGGGGCTGCGGAGACTTTACGGATCTGGGCGCGGTGGTCGAATGGGCCGGTACCTCGCTGGGCGCGGGCTTGATCGGTCTCAATCCACTGCACGCACTGCGGAACAGCGCCCCGCACCATACGAGCCCGTATGCACCCGTCACGCGCCTCTTTCTCAATGAGCTCTATATTGATCTCGAACGGTTGCCGGAATTCTGGGCCTCCCAAGAGGCGCAGCGTCGGTTCCAAGCGCCGGAGTTCCAGGCCAAGCTCAAGGCTCTGCGCGAGAGCCGCCGGGTAGACTATGGCGCCATTGCCGACGCTAAGCGGAACTTGTTGGATTTAGCCTATCGGCAATTCTTGACGGAGCACTATGCCGGGCAGGAGCCTGACTTACAGCCGAAGACCGCCCGCGCCAAGGTGCTCGAGCGGTTTATTCGGGCCGAAGGCGAGCCGCTCGAACTGTATGCCACGTTCCAGACGCTGGAAGAGGAACGCCGACTGATTCAACCGACCGCCTCGTCGTGGCGCGATTGGCCCGCACAGTTTCAATCCCCCGGGCCGGCCGTGCGCGAATATGGGAAGCGGCATCGAAAGCGCCTGAGATTCTTTCAGTATATTCAGTGGGTTGCGTCTGAACAATTGGGCGAAAACCGGCGACGGTCGGAACAGGCAGGCATGACAATCGGATTGTACAACGATCTGGCTTTGGGCGCGGAGCGGTTCGGCGCCGAGTCCTGGATGTTTCAGTCGACGCTTGCGCTTGAGGCGGATTGCGGCGCGCCCCCGGACTCCTTGGGACCGGAGGGTCAGAATTGGGGATTGCCGCCGGTCAATCCGCTGGCGTTGCGTTCCAGCGGGTATGAACTGATCATCCGCCTGCTGCGCAACAACCTCCGGTTCGGCGGCGCGATTAGGCTGGATCATGTGATGGCGCTGTGCCGGCTCTTCTGGATCCCGCGCGGAAAACCGGCGGCGGAGGGGACGTATGTGCACTATCCGTTCGAAGACCTGCTGGCCATTGTCGCACTGGAGAGCGTGCGGGCGAAGACGTTGGTCATTGGCGAGGATCTCGGCACCGTCCCCGATTGGGTGCGGGAGGAACTGGCAAAAGCCGGTGTTCTATCCTATCGCGTCTTCTATTTCGAACGTCACGGCGATGGAACCTGCAAAGCGCCGAATGAATATCCCGAACAGTCGCTTGCCGTGGTCGGCACGCACGATCTGCCGACCTTGACCGGGTTCTGGTCCGGCCAGGATCTGCAGGTTCGAGCGGCGCTGGGTACCTCGGGAGATGATGACGCCAAACGTCGGGCATGGGAGGACCGTCGACGGGATAAAGGGCGCATGCTGGAGGCGCTCGCCCGTGAAGGCTTGTTGCCGGAAGGTGTCTCCATCGACCCGGACTCGACCCCCTCGATGACGCCGGCTCTGTGCCAAGCGATCCATGTCTACCTCGCCCGCAGCATGTCCGCCGTCGTGTTGGCCAATCTGGAGGATGGTTTGGAGGAACTGTCGCAGACCAACCTGCCTGGCACGATCGATTCCCATCCCAATTGGAATAGAAAGTATGCCGTATCGGTGGAAGCCCTGCCTGCCGACCCTCGTTTGCACGACCTGGCCGCCGTCTTGCGTTCCACACGCCCTCTAGGCTAAGACCTTCCGTCGGGATGGAGGTTTCGTCGGCATCCTTTCCTAATAAGGGACGGGATCTCCAGACCCTTCGTCGCGGACGTTCAAGATGAACAAGCAGAACCGCATTCTCCTGGCCGTCGCGGGAGTCGTCTTTCTTGCCATCGTGATTCTCGAAACCGCTGCGCCGGCGAACATCGTCGCCGCATACGGTTTGGTGTTTCCCATTTTGCTGGTCGCACGGCTGCGCAATCGGGTGTTGATGGTGCTGGCGGTCGTCTGCTGTGTGGCGGCGACCTATCTAGGGCTCATGCAGCCCACGAAGCCTGGGCGTTTTCAGGCCGCGGTCATCAATCGCTCGGTCGTCGCGGGCGTGTTGATGGTGGTGGCGTATGTCGGCATGACATGGGAAGAGCGGAAGGCGAGGGAAGAGGCGTCAAAGGCGGCTCTCGCACAACAGACCGAAAGTCTGCTGCGTGCCAATACGCTGTTGGTGGACGCGAAAGATCAATTGAATCGTTCGGAGCGTCTGGCGGCCGTCGGGCAGCTCGTGGCCTCCGTCGCTCACGAAGTCGGGACGCCGCTGCATTCGATCGCGTGGCATGTGCAGGCCTTGGCCGAGGAGCCGGGTGTCACGCCGGCCATGAAGAAGCGCATCACGGTCATCGACGAGCAGTTAAATCGTGTGGTCCGAATCATTCAAGACCTGCTGTCTTCGACCAGACAGCGGAAGCCCGAACCCGTGTGGATGTCGACGGAACGGGTCATCAATCCCGCCACGGCGCTGATGGAACCGGCGTTCCACGCGAAAGGGGTGTCGTTAAGCACCGAGTTGGCCATCGGAATTCCGCATGTATGGGCCGATGCGGAGAAGGTGCATCAAGTGCTGGTCAACCTGCTGGCGAACGCCTTGGCAGCGACGGCCCAACATGGCTCGGTCATCGTGCAAGCGAGCGGTCGCCCCGCTACGGCGGAGGAAGTGGACGTGGCGCGACGGATGGCCCCGGACATGACGGCGATGATGGTGACCATCGCCGTGCGTGACACGGGGGTGGGGATGCCGGCGGCGGACGTCCAGCGGGCCTTTCATCCATTTTTCACCACGAAGGAAGTTGGCAAAGGAACCGGATTGGGACTATTCTTGAGCCGTGAAACGGTGACGGCGCATGGAGGGAGCCTGTCCCTCCAGAGCGAAGCCGGTCGCGGAACTGTGGTGACGGTGATATTGCCCGGGAAGATGCCGAATCCAAGCGCAACGGTATAGAGACAATCATGAAAACTGCGACGATTGTGGTGGTTGACGACGATGCGGTGGCCCGTGAGCTGTTGGCGGAAGCGTTGAAGAAAGAAGGCTATAACGTTGAGGCCTTCGGGAGCGGCGAAGAGGCGATCGCACGCGGACGTGAAGGGTCGGTGGACCTCGTGCTCACCGATATCCGCATGGGGGCGGTGGACGGCCTGACGGTGTTACGCGAGTTTAAGCGGACAAGCCCGGATACCGCCGTCGTCGTGCTGACGGCCTTCGGCTCGCTGGAAGGCGCGATCGAGGCCATCAAGCAGGGTGCCTACGACTATTTGGCCAAGCCGTTCAAGAAGGAGGAGATCAAACTCGTCGTCGAACGGAGCTTGGATCATTGCCGTCTGGTCCGGGAAAATGCGCGATTCCGGGAAGAGCTGAAAGGTAAAGAGGATTGGTCGCCGCTGGTGGGCAGCAGCCCTGCCATGCTCGAAGTCTATAAGCTGGTCGCCCGGGTGTCGGAAGGCAAGAGCACGGTATTGTTGCAGGGCGAAAGCGGAACCGGAAAGGAACTGATCGCCCGTGCCATCCATGCGAACGGACCCCGGCGTGAGAATACGTTCGTGCCTGTAAATTGCGGAGCGCTTCCGGACGCGCTGCTCGAATCGGAGATGTTCGGGCATGAGAAGGGTGCATTTACCGGAGCGGTGGGTACCAAGACGGGTCTCTTCGAATCGGCCAGCGGCGGCACCCTGTTTCTCGACGAGATCGGAGAATTGGGGCAGGCGCTGCAAGTGAAGCTGCTGCGCGTCATGCAGGAGCAGGAGGTCAGGCGGGTCGGCGGCACGGCCTCGATCAAGGTCGACGTGCGGATTATCGCGGCGACAAATCGGGACTTGGAGCAACTCGTCAAGGAGGGAAAGTTCCGCGACGACTTGTTCTACCGGCTCAACGTCGTCCGCATTACGTTGCCTTCGCTCAAGGAGCGTCAGGAAGACATTCCCATGTTGGCCCATCATTTCCTGCAAAAGTGCGGCGTCGGCGCGACGAGAGCCGTGAGAGGGTTTCATCCGGACACGCTGACGCTCTTGCAACACTATCGTTGGCCGGGAAACGTCCGCGAACTGGAAAATGCTATTGAACGGGCTGTTTCGCTGAGTCGGGGCCCGCTCCTGACGCCGGACGACTTGCCGTCGGCGATCCGTCAAGCGGGATCGGAGCCGATCCAACGGGTGGAGTCGGCGGAGTCCCCTGGTGAGGCCTATCTCACGCTCGAGGAAGTGGAGAAACGCCACCTCATACGCGTGCTGAAAGAAATGAAGGGTAACAAGGTCAAGGCGGCGAAGGTGCTTGGCATTGACCGGCGGACCCTGTATCGGATGGCGGATCGCTTCGGGGTCGATCTTGGAGATGACGGGGAAGGGGGGGAGGCCGCACCCGTTTCCAACTAGGCCGAGCGGACAACAGTGGATCGCTCGAGGCGCAACCTGAAGTTTAGAGCAAATGGAGGGCGTTCTTGATCAAACGGAGTTGGTTCTCAGCGCTTTGAGGTAAAGCCGTCCGGGAGTCTTCCCACCGCGTAAACAGTCCGTCTTTCCCCTGGTAAAACACATGGAGCTTCAGCCTGGTACTATCCTCTGAGGCGGGAGTCACTTTGGCTTCCACCCAGCTCTTTCCCGTACCGAATCGCCAGTCCAGCATCCAGTCCCAAGGCCCGCGCATGTCTCGTCTGTGGCTTGTTACCATTTGTTCGTCGTCCTTGGGTTCGACGGTGTAACCCCCATCGGTCAGTACGTCGATCACTGCGATTCTGACCTGTTCGGCCGGAACCGGCAGCATGACGTCGATGATGTCGGGCTCATGGGGAATGGAGGGGCCGGCGCACGCGAGGGTTCCTAGGAGGGAGAGGCAGAGGGCTATTCGAGGGAGGATGGCGATCACTTGACCTTGGTTTCTTTCAATCGATAGACGAGATGCGTGTCGGTCTGCGTCACTCCTTCGATGGCATGAATCCGGCTGAGCACCAGCTGCGTCAAGGCATCTTGGTCCGCCACTTCCACGACGGTAATGATGTCGGGCTTTCCCCAGCAAGGGTCTACGGTCTTAATCTGCTTGATGTCCCGAAGTGCCCGGACCACACTGCTGGTCTGTCCTGGTAACACGTGAATCAACACATACGCACGGTCGGCCATAACTACCCCGCCGTCTACCGGCGCATGGATTGTACAAGGCACCGCCGGAATGGCAGGTTCGCCGTCAACGTAGCGGATGCCTCGTGTGCCTGTCAATGTGCCGGCGGGCGATTTCGCTGCGGGGGAGAGTGTGGCGACAGGAGACTTCGCTTTCTTCATCGATGGCCTCATTTCGGTGCGACGTAGACGTCGACGGTCAATTGATCGCTGATACTGATGAGATCGGTCTCGAGCCCTCGCGGATTGCCGATCCGCCCTTCCGGGTCATATACGAAATACAAGAGCGTCGAGCAGCCCTTCAGAGTTCGGCAATGTTCGATATCGGCTCGCAATTGCTCCATGAGGTCTCTTGTGTTCAATCCGGACCTGGTCTTTTTCACGATCACCGCAAGACGGCCGTCATTGAGCAGAAACCTGACGCGCGGTGTGCCGTTGGCGTAGTCGGGCACCCACTCACTCGTTTCGATGTCGTCGAAGGAAACGCGCAGCAGGGCATGCAGCAGATCTTGAGCATCCAGTTCGTCCTCGACATTCAGCGTGGCTCGATACTCGCCTCGGAGGCGGAGCTGCCGGACTATCATATGGAATCGCTTGCAAAGGGACTTGACCATCTCCAAGGGATCGGCGCCCGGCTCGCCACTGGCTGATGACGTTGGTTTCGACGCAGGGGACGATTCCGAGAAGAGCGCCTTGGGAACCGTAGAAACGGGTGTCGCCCCGGGTGGGATGAGATCGGGGGCGGCTAGCTTCGTTTCGGGAGCAACGGACGGCGTCGGCATCGATGCCGGCGCGGGAAGTGGTGCAACCGTGGGTGTCATAGGTTGTGTTTCCTGCAATGAAGGTTGTGGGGGAACAGGGGCGACCGCCTGATTGAGCGTAACCGGTTTGGGAGCAGAAACAGCAAGAGGAGCAGACAGTGAGGGGGCTGGAGTCGATGGCGGATAAACGGCCGTTAAGATCGCCGCATTGTGCTGGTTCGCTGGAGTCTGAGGACTTCCAGTGGGAGGAGCTGCCGGTGATTGTGGTGCGGCCGGCATCGATGGCGGTGGCTCAGGTGCAGCCTGCTGCCGGGTCATGTCTAGATTTGTGGTCAGCGCAACAGACATCGTAATGGGTGGAGGCAAGACCGGAGCGGCCGGAGTAATGGTCACCTGTGCTGAAGGAGTCGTGGAAGGCACGAGCGTCAGTGAGGGGCGCGGTGCAGTTGGGGCAGTAGCGGGCGGTGGAGGAGGTGTTTCCACAACCGGGGGAGGCTTAAGACCTTGTAGTTCCAATTTCTTATCTTCTAGGGCTCCAATGAGGCTCTTGAGGAGTGCAACCGTCTGTTTGGTATCAGCCGGTGTTTCCACCGAGAGGCGATGTTGTCGATAGGCTTGAAATTCCGGTGACTTGTCTCCGAACGTCTTCTTGATACATTCCTTCAGCTGAAGCTCGGTGCGTGCACGGGCGCCTTCCAAATAGGGAAACCCGTCGCGTCCCAGGTCTTCGATCTGCGGAATGAAGCTCTGCAGACGTTCGATGCCTTGAGCGATGTCTTCCAACATCGCGGTCTTCGACCGCGAGCGCTCTGCCTTTACTCGTGCCATGATGCGTGGAAAAAGTGTATCGGAGGCCATAGGCTCTGACAAGAAAACACCGTAATCCCGACAGTCAGGGGCGCATTTTCCGGATGACGAATTCACTCGTTCGATTCCTACGCGGCTGAATCAAGTTCCGCCAGCTCTTCGCCCGCGTGTGGATCCTGGGATACCGCCGCCGCCGAGAGGACCACGTGCGCGCTCTGTTGTTTACGACGATTCCGTTC from Nitrospira japonica harbors:
- a CDS encoding DUF72 domain-containing protein encodes the protein MNSLSDLVRFGTSSWAYEGWQGLVYHRAYPKGRFSQDTLAEYAAHTFHDGESPLFRTVGIDHSFYHPADANQLAHYAGQVPDGFHFCQKVWEDITVPAYANLPRYGARAGKSNPHFLDVSLFHESVLTPSITGLGGKLGPFIFEFQRWGIEAPAFLNQLDQFLERLPSGQRYAVEIRNPALLGRRYADILRARNVAHVYNHWTSMPPLASQHQVLDRRFSASFAVLRLLTPLGLAYEKAVARYKPYNRVVQEQPRMRQDTVLIIKQAVHEGIPIYVLANNRAEGCSPLTVQALKAAL
- the malQ gene encoding 4-alpha-glucanotransferase: MSDSHESSLLATLAERVGIASEYYDIGGTLHVASDETKRAILSAMGFTVRSTEDLAAALEDWDEAPWRRPCEPVLVVRDGAGEPVVRCCLILEDGKERSAVVRWTIADESGQPLRSGEAGPGLSAAEARCVDGQRRVKLDCRLPGDLPIGYYQVTVQASGLAGGSSGTMRLIVAPQQCYLPPALADHRRIWGVALQLYSLSSNRNWGCGDFTDLGAVVEWAGTSLGAGLIGLNPLHALRNSAPHHTSPYAPVTRLFLNELYIDLERLPEFWASQEAQRRFQAPEFQAKLKALRESRRVDYGAIADAKRNLLDLAYRQFLTEHYAGQEPDLQPKTARAKVLERFIRAEGEPLELYATFQTLEEERRLIQPTASSWRDWPAQFQSPGPAVREYGKRHRKRLRFFQYIQWVASEQLGENRRRSEQAGMTIGLYNDLALGAERFGAESWMFQSTLALEADCGAPPDSLGPEGQNWGLPPVNPLALRSSGYELIIRLLRNNLRFGGAIRLDHVMALCRLFWIPRGKPAAEGTYVHYPFEDLLAIVALESVRAKTLVIGEDLGTVPDWVREELAKAGVLSYRVFYFERHGDGTCKAPNEYPEQSLAVVGTHDLPTLTGFWSGQDLQVRAALGTSGDDDAKRRAWEDRRRDKGRMLEALAREGLLPEGVSIDPDSTPSMTPALCQAIHVYLARSMSAVVLANLEDGLEELSQTNLPGTIDSHPNWNRKYAVSVEALPADPRLHDLAAVLRSTRPLG
- a CDS encoding sensor histidine kinase, producing the protein MNKQNRILLAVAGVVFLAIVILETAAPANIVAAYGLVFPILLVARLRNRVLMVLAVVCCVAATYLGLMQPTKPGRFQAAVINRSVVAGVLMVVAYVGMTWEERKAREEASKAALAQQTESLLRANTLLVDAKDQLNRSERLAAVGQLVASVAHEVGTPLHSIAWHVQALAEEPGVTPAMKKRITVIDEQLNRVVRIIQDLLSSTRQRKPEPVWMSTERVINPATALMEPAFHAKGVSLSTELAIGIPHVWADAEKVHQVLVNLLANALAATAQHGSVIVQASGRPATAEEVDVARRMAPDMTAMMVTIAVRDTGVGMPAADVQRAFHPFFTTKEVGKGTGLGLFLSRETVTAHGGSLSLQSEAGRGTVVTVILPGKMPNPSATV
- a CDS encoding sigma-54-dependent transcriptional regulator gives rise to the protein MKTATIVVVDDDAVARELLAEALKKEGYNVEAFGSGEEAIARGREGSVDLVLTDIRMGAVDGLTVLREFKRTSPDTAVVVLTAFGSLEGAIEAIKQGAYDYLAKPFKKEEIKLVVERSLDHCRLVRENARFREELKGKEDWSPLVGSSPAMLEVYKLVARVSEGKSTVLLQGESGTGKELIARAIHANGPRRENTFVPVNCGALPDALLESEMFGHEKGAFTGAVGTKTGLFESASGGTLFLDEIGELGQALQVKLLRVMQEQEVRRVGGTASIKVDVRIIAATNRDLEQLVKEGKFRDDLFYRLNVVRITLPSLKERQEDIPMLAHHFLQKCGVGATRAVRGFHPDTLTLLQHYRWPGNVRELENAIERAVSLSRGPLLTPDDLPSAIRQAGSEPIQRVESAESPGEAYLTLEEVEKRHLIRVLKEMKGNKVKAAKVLGIDRRTLYRMADRFGVDLGDDGEGGEAAPVSN
- a CDS encoding Lrp/AsnC ligand binding domain-containing protein, whose protein sequence is MKKAKSPVATLSPAAKSPAGTLTGTRGIRYVDGEPAIPAVPCTIHAPVDGGVVMADRAYVLIHVLPGQTSSVVRALRDIKQIKTVDPCWGKPDIITVVEVADQDALTQLVLSRIHAIEGVTQTDTHLVYRLKETKVK
- a CDS encoding PD-(D/E)XK nuclease domain-containing protein, with amino-acid sequence MLEDIAQGIERLQSFIPQIEDLGRDGFPYLEGARARTELQLKECIKKTFGDKSPEFQAYRQHRLSVETPADTKQTVALLKSLIGALEDKKLELQGLKPPPVVETPPPPPATAPTAPRPSLTLVPSTTPSAQVTITPAAPVLPPPITMSVALTTNLDMTRQQAAPEPPPSMPAAPQSPAAPPTGSPQTPANQHNAAILTAVYPPSTPAPSLSAPLAVSAPKPVTLNQAVAPVPPQPSLQETQPMTPTVAPLPAPASMPTPSVAPETKLAAPDLIPPGATPVSTVPKALFSESSPASKPTSSASGEPGADPLEMVKSLCKRFHMIVRQLRLRGEYRATLNVEDELDAQDLLHALLRVSFDDIETSEWVPDYANGTPRVRFLLNDGRLAVIVKKTRSGLNTRDLMEQLRADIEHCRTLKGCSTLLYFVYDPEGRIGNPRGLETDLISISDQLTVDVYVAPK